From a single Collibacillus ludicampi genomic region:
- a CDS encoding MBL fold metallo-hydrolase — protein sequence MQIDVLFQGFPGRSDRGFLGWSSCVLIRMEGRKPILFDTLGFNERYTLISRLQSFGVQPSDIGAVFISHFHFDHAVNFGLFPNASFYLHEEEIWHIEKNGARDLAVPLEMFPALRDCGRLSILSGTSGRAEGIHWLHTPGHTPGLYSLLLEYEGSRWALVSDTIKNMKELLTGHVDMAWDAKRSQSSIQVIREWADLIVPGHDRLLQIIRNDGDVKVKPFSKSSVQVFVPDPSPSAGQTFLLEV from the coding sequence ATGCAGATTGATGTACTGTTTCAAGGATTTCCCGGAAGATCTGACCGCGGTTTTCTTGGTTGGAGCAGTTGTGTGTTGATCCGGATGGAGGGCAGAAAACCGATTTTGTTTGATACGCTTGGCTTTAATGAGCGTTATACATTGATTTCCAGATTACAATCGTTTGGAGTTCAGCCTTCCGATATCGGCGCTGTATTCATAAGCCATTTTCACTTCGATCATGCTGTCAATTTTGGTCTTTTCCCGAACGCCTCGTTCTATTTACATGAGGAGGAAATCTGGCACATCGAAAAGAACGGGGCACGGGACTTGGCTGTTCCGCTCGAAATGTTTCCAGCATTGCGAGATTGCGGAAGATTGAGCATTTTATCAGGTACGTCGGGAAGAGCAGAAGGGATCCATTGGTTACACACTCCCGGTCATACACCCGGGCTCTATTCCTTGCTTCTTGAATATGAGGGGAGTCGTTGGGCGTTGGTATCTGATACGATCAAGAACATGAAAGAGTTGCTGACGGGACATGTTGACATGGCATGGGATGCAAAGCGAAGCCAATCGAGTATACAAGTGATACGCGAATGGGCAGATCTTATAGTGCCCGGTCATGACCGCTTGTTACAGATTATCCGAAATGATGGAGATGTAAAAGTAAAACCATTCAGCAAAAGCAGCGTACAAGTGTTCGTTCCTGATCCATCACCTTCCGCTGGCCAAACATTTCTTCTTGAAGTATAA
- a CDS encoding FAD-binding oxidoreductase: MTQFQSKLLDEIKRIISDQRRVLWEEHDLYSYSFDASFGTYLPDVVVQPVTTDEVVKLVKFANQYKIPITPRGHSTCLSGGPLPVQGGIVCDMSKMNQKLLIDEEDLVAIVSPGVLTSQIHKAAEEKGLMYPPDPSSSGVSTIGGNLAENSGGPRGLKYGVTKDYVIGLEVVTPEGEVIRTGGRTVKNVTGYDLTKLIVGSEGTLGIITEAILRLIPKPPASETLMAIFDDLVDSGRAISKVLSSGILPSKLELMDQASIAAVENYEPCGLPTDAEAILLIEVDGHPHAVADEIASVREICKQVGAREIRMAKNDKERQELWKARKLVSPAIAKIKPTKISEDATVPRSKIPDMFKRLKEIRAKYNIDLVVFGHAGDGNLHPNIIADKRDKEEMRRVEQAVSEIFAAAIELGGTLSGEHGIGTMKAPFMEMELGTVGLEMMRRIKKAWDPNNIMNPGKIFPEPGQKLVLTDE; this comes from the coding sequence ATGACACAATTCCAATCGAAACTCTTGGACGAAATCAAAAGAATCATCAGCGACCAAAGAAGGGTATTGTGGGAAGAACACGATCTTTACAGCTATTCGTTCGATGCTTCGTTTGGCACGTATTTGCCTGATGTTGTCGTACAACCGGTCACCACGGATGAAGTGGTTAAACTGGTTAAGTTTGCTAATCAATATAAGATTCCCATCACCCCGCGCGGGCATTCCACCTGTTTAAGTGGAGGTCCGCTTCCCGTACAAGGCGGGATCGTGTGTGACATGTCGAAAATGAACCAAAAACTACTGATCGATGAGGAAGATTTGGTTGCAATCGTCTCACCGGGTGTCCTTACATCCCAAATCCACAAGGCGGCTGAAGAGAAGGGATTGATGTATCCCCCTGATCCCAGCAGCTCCGGTGTATCCACCATCGGAGGCAATCTGGCGGAAAATTCGGGAGGACCTCGCGGATTAAAATATGGGGTTACGAAAGATTACGTGATCGGCTTGGAAGTGGTCACCCCCGAGGGAGAGGTGATTCGTACAGGCGGAAGAACCGTCAAAAATGTAACAGGTTATGATCTGACCAAATTGATTGTCGGTTCAGAAGGAACTTTGGGAATCATCACCGAGGCGATTCTGCGTTTAATTCCGAAACCACCGGCCTCTGAAACACTCATGGCGATTTTTGACGATCTGGTTGATTCCGGACGGGCGATTTCTAAAGTGTTGTCTTCGGGTATTCTGCCGTCAAAATTGGAATTGATGGACCAGGCCTCGATCGCTGCTGTGGAAAATTATGAACCTTGCGGTCTGCCTACCGATGCGGAAGCGATACTGTTAATCGAAGTGGATGGGCATCCCCATGCCGTAGCGGATGAAATCGCTTCTGTTCGCGAGATCTGCAAACAGGTGGGAGCAAGGGAAATCCGAATGGCAAAAAATGATAAGGAACGACAGGAGTTGTGGAAAGCGCGCAAACTCGTGTCTCCCGCGATTGCCAAGATCAAACCCACCAAAATTTCCGAAGACGCGACGGTCCCGCGCAGCAAAATCCCTGATATGTTTAAAAGGCTGAAAGAGATCCGTGCAAAGTACAACATCGATCTTGTGGTCTTCGGACATGCTGGTGACGGCAACCTCCATCCCAATATTATTGCCGATAAACGAGACAAAGAAGAAATGCGGCGGGTGGAACAGGCTGTCTCCGAAATTTTCGCCGCCGCGATTGAATTGGGTGGAACTCTGTCCGGTGAGCACGGGATTGGCACGATGAAAGCACCGTTTATGGAAATGGAATTGGGTACAGTCGGACTCGAGATGATGAGACGTATCAAGAAAGCATGGGATCCCAATAACATTATGAACCCCGGAAAAATCTTTCCGGAACCGGGACAAAAGTTGGTGTTGACTGATGAATAA
- a CDS encoding DUF362 domain-containing protein, whose product MTEWPSLYKLKQHFSGQSVSDIQSETIKAVDVCLQNTRLSPGSRIAITAGSRGIKNIVQILQTIVKHLKDRGYSPFLVAAMGSHGRGEASGQREVLNSLGITETAIGTTVSCSDQVIQIGATEEAYIEGQITTASEDLAGLPVYIAKEAYEADGILVVNRVKPHTSFHGEYESGLLKMMAVGLGRAKGADMVHSLGAGLLAQAIPTIAGVILKHAPILGGIAIVENAFEETAIIQGIPANRIFQEEKGLLKKAKAMMPSLPVQQIDLCLVGEMGKNFSGTGMDTNIIGRLRIQGMPEPKQPLIKYLAVLGLSKESHGNATGIGLADFTTEAVVAQIDKKATYLNCLTSGFVCRAFIPMTFPTEQKLLEGAIKALKLKNPETIRLVYIKNTLHLDELWVSEPIYRELKNKENIERIEGPLPLQFDQTGRIKW is encoded by the coding sequence ATGACTGAATGGCCATCTCTTTATAAGCTGAAACAGCATTTTTCAGGACAATCCGTATCTGACATTCAATCCGAGACCATCAAGGCGGTCGATGTATGTCTGCAGAATACGAGGCTCTCCCCCGGTTCGCGAATTGCGATCACGGCTGGTTCAAGAGGAATCAAAAACATCGTGCAAATCCTGCAGACGATCGTCAAGCATCTCAAAGACCGGGGATACTCGCCCTTTCTCGTGGCGGCTATGGGGAGTCACGGACGCGGGGAAGCCTCAGGCCAACGAGAAGTTTTAAACAGTTTGGGCATTACGGAAACAGCGATTGGAACTACCGTTTCTTGTTCCGATCAAGTCATCCAAATCGGTGCTACAGAAGAAGCATATATAGAGGGGCAAATAACGACTGCCAGTGAGGATTTGGCGGGTCTGCCTGTCTATATTGCGAAAGAAGCCTATGAAGCGGACGGAATTCTTGTTGTCAATCGTGTGAAACCACATACTTCTTTTCATGGAGAATATGAAAGCGGTCTGCTCAAGATGATGGCTGTTGGCTTAGGCAGGGCGAAAGGGGCGGACATGGTTCACAGTTTAGGCGCCGGACTATTGGCACAGGCCATCCCGACGATCGCAGGTGTGATCTTGAAACATGCCCCGATTCTTGGCGGAATCGCCATTGTTGAAAACGCTTTTGAAGAAACAGCCATTATTCAAGGGATTCCCGCAAATCGTATCTTTCAGGAAGAAAAGGGATTGTTGAAAAAAGCCAAAGCGATGATGCCCTCTCTCCCCGTGCAGCAGATTGACCTCTGCCTGGTCGGCGAAATGGGGAAGAATTTTAGCGGTACAGGCATGGACACCAACATTATCGGGCGTCTGCGGATTCAAGGGATGCCTGAACCCAAACAGCCTTTGATCAAATATCTGGCTGTGCTCGGATTATCGAAAGAGTCCCACGGGAATGCCACCGGGATCGGGTTAGCCGATTTTACAACGGAAGCAGTCGTTGCCCAAATCGACAAGAAAGCGACGTACTTGAATTGTTTGACAAGCGGGTTTGTCTGCCGGGCGTTTATACCCATGACCTTTCCGACAGAACAAAAACTGTTAGAGGGAGCTATTAAGGCTCTTAAACTCAAAAATCCGGAAACGATTCGACTCGTCTACATAAAAAATACATTGCATCTTGATGAATTGTGGGTATCGGAGCCTATTTACCGGGAATTGAAAAATAAAGAAAACATTGAACGGATCGAGGGACCGCTTCCGCTACAATTCGATCAAACAGGAAGGATAAAATGGTAA
- a CDS encoding (Fe-S)-binding protein, producing the protein MNKTETVENKLTDLKKTLAYYETFSCVQCGYCLPACPTYQTMGKETHSPRGRINLVKMTAEGKLTNLNLLADSIDKCLGCRACETACPTGVRYGKIYESAKSLLHLREEESSPSKGWKNILLHSVIPNKKRLNRLANFVWFYQKSGLQKIARHSGFLRLLPNHLGEFEALLPTLPSPVERAKRPVRFPAQGKPKYRVAFFTGCVMDAIFEKINRLSMQLLQKAGCEVVMIEGETCCGALHAHTGDLETAKQLAKQNITAFEQAANREPLDFIVNNAGGCGAMLIEYDHLFRGDPEWEPRARTFVEKTRDISQVLTMTGPLPIVKQTNQKKEVVTYQRSCHMTNVQKVTKEPLQLIRSIPGIELREMENPDKCCGSAGIYNIVNYNESMDILDDKMSTVKNTGATTIITTNPGCLLQMKMGIIREGLQDKVRAVHLVELLAEACGIEI; encoded by the coding sequence ATGAATAAAACAGAAACGGTAGAGAACAAATTGACTGACTTGAAAAAAACTTTAGCCTATTATGAAACTTTCAGTTGCGTCCAATGCGGATATTGCCTGCCGGCTTGCCCGACCTATCAAACGATGGGGAAGGAGACCCATTCACCCCGTGGAAGAATCAATCTGGTCAAGATGACAGCAGAAGGGAAACTCACCAATCTCAATTTGTTGGCCGATTCGATCGATAAATGTCTGGGCTGTCGTGCCTGTGAGACGGCTTGTCCCACCGGAGTGAGATATGGAAAAATCTATGAATCTGCAAAATCACTTTTACACCTGAGAGAAGAGGAATCATCTCCCTCGAAGGGATGGAAGAACATCCTCTTACACTCAGTGATTCCAAATAAGAAACGGCTGAACCGGCTTGCCAATTTCGTATGGTTCTATCAGAAAAGTGGTTTACAAAAAATTGCCAGACACAGTGGATTTCTTCGCCTCCTCCCGAATCACCTTGGGGAATTTGAAGCTTTGCTCCCGACCTTACCTAGCCCGGTTGAACGGGCGAAACGCCCTGTCCGCTTTCCGGCTCAAGGAAAACCTAAATATCGGGTCGCTTTTTTCACCGGTTGTGTCATGGACGCCATTTTTGAGAAAATCAATCGCTTGAGTATGCAACTCTTGCAAAAAGCAGGTTGTGAAGTTGTGATGATCGAAGGGGAAACATGTTGCGGCGCTTTGCATGCACATACCGGAGATCTCGAAACGGCGAAACAGTTAGCGAAGCAGAATATTACGGCGTTTGAACAAGCAGCAAACCGCGAGCCTCTCGATTTTATCGTAAACAATGCTGGCGGTTGCGGCGCCATGTTGATCGAATATGATCATCTCTTTCGCGGTGATCCGGAATGGGAGCCTCGTGCCCGTACGTTCGTGGAGAAAACCAGAGATATCAGCCAAGTACTCACGATGACCGGTCCGCTTCCAATTGTAAAGCAAACCAATCAAAAGAAGGAAGTAGTGACCTACCAACGATCTTGTCATATGACCAACGTACAAAAGGTTACAAAAGAACCCCTTCAGCTGATTCGATCCATCCCTGGTATCGAGCTTCGCGAGATGGAGAATCCGGATAAGTGCTGCGGATCAGCGGGAATTTACAATATTGTAAATTACAATGAATCCATGGACATTTTGGATGACAAGATGTCGACAGTAAAAAATACGGGTGCTACGACCATCATCACAACGAACCCTGGATGCTTATTGCAAATGAAGATGGGCATTATCCGAGAAGGGTTGCAAGACAAAGTTCGAGCCGTGCATCTCGTTGAACTCTTGGCGGAAGCTTGCGGGATTGAGATATAA